The Actinocatenispora sera genome has a window encoding:
- a CDS encoding error-prone DNA polymerase translates to MEGDRRPAGGARRRDRRLRSLPGTGPAHSVVGALGPAVPDGGRATPPAAFRRAGRVRPVPYAELHCHTNYSFLDGASPPGQLAGQAARLGLAGLAVTDHDGFYGVVEFAEAARDHGLATVFGAELTLAAAPVASGPNQDPAGEHLLVLARSAEGYRRLSTAISEAHLRGGRKGRPVYDPAQLAELGRGHWWVLTGCRKGAVPAALAAAGPGAAMADGRAAAAARLRELVEMFGADRVAVELTDHDRPDDDDRNEILAELARRHRLPVVATGNVHYARPAGGRLAAALAAVRARCSLDELAGWLPPAGSAFLRSGAEMAARFRSWPGAVESTVDIAADCAFDLRLVAPRLPDFDLPAGVDSEMAYLRRLTYAGAAEHYGEPEQHPGAYRQIEHELAIIDELGFPGYFLVVWDIVRFCTEHGILCQGRGSAANSAVCYALGITAADPIAYDLLFERFLAPERDGPPDIDIDIASDRREEVIQYVYAKHGRRHAAQVANVISYRPRMAVRDAARALGYSPGQQDAWSRNLDGHASTVDGDGIPGQVIELADRMLGFPRHLGIHSGGMVICHNPVSEVCPVEHARMPGRTVLQWDKEGCASIGLVKFDLLGLGMLTALGEALRLVGEHHGRRYSLHELPIEDEEVYRMLCEADSVGVFQVESRAQMATLPRLKPECFYDLVVEVALIRPGPIQGGSVHPYLDRKNGRQPATIPHPLMRRALGKTLGVPLFQEQLMQLAMDVADFGPAEADQLRRAMGSKRSTERMEQLRQRLYEGMAGNGITGELADEIFTKLSAFANFGFPESHAISFAFLVYASAYLKRYYPAAFCAALLNAQPMGFYSPQTLVADARRHGVAILRPDINSSGTGATLAGQRADPAAGRQYAGPAPTDAPKRQWGVAGPAVRLGLSAVRGISDEVAEAVVAERDEHGPYRDLIDLARRTGLGTAALEALATAGAFGGIGLTRRQALWAAGAAATERPDTLPGTGSGATAPTLPGMDAVERIAADVWAIGLSTDSHPAEFARDRLDAAGAKRIGELAGVADGDRVTVGGVVTHRQRPATAGGVTFVNLEDETGMLNVICSPGVWRAHRRTAHTAPAMLVRGRLERADGVTNLVAERIAPLSLSVRTASRDFR, encoded by the coding sequence CTGGAGGGCGACCGGCGGCCAGCAGGCGGCGCTCGCCGCCGCGACCGCCGACTGCGGTCGCTGCCCGGCACCGGCCCTGCCCACTCCGTCGTCGGAGCGCTCGGTCCCGCTGTGCCGGACGGGGGGCGGGCGACGCCACCGGCGGCGTTTCGGCGCGCCGGGCGGGTCCGGCCGGTGCCGTACGCGGAGCTGCACTGCCACACCAACTACAGCTTCCTGGACGGGGCGAGCCCGCCCGGACAGCTGGCCGGGCAGGCGGCCCGGCTGGGGCTCGCCGGTCTCGCGGTCACCGACCACGACGGGTTCTACGGTGTGGTCGAGTTCGCCGAGGCGGCCCGCGACCACGGGCTCGCCACGGTGTTCGGTGCCGAGCTGACCCTGGCCGCGGCGCCGGTGGCGTCCGGCCCGAACCAGGACCCGGCCGGCGAGCACCTGCTGGTGCTGGCCCGGAGCGCGGAGGGTTACCGGCGGCTGTCCACCGCGATCAGCGAGGCGCACCTGCGCGGCGGCCGGAAGGGCCGCCCGGTGTACGACCCGGCGCAGCTGGCGGAGCTGGGCCGGGGCCACTGGTGGGTGCTGACCGGCTGCCGCAAGGGCGCGGTACCGGCGGCGCTCGCCGCGGCCGGCCCGGGGGCGGCGATGGCGGACGGGCGTGCGGCCGCGGCGGCGCGGCTGCGCGAGCTGGTCGAGATGTTCGGCGCCGACCGGGTGGCGGTGGAGCTGACCGACCACGACCGGCCGGACGACGACGACCGCAACGAGATCCTCGCGGAACTGGCGCGGCGGCACCGGCTGCCGGTGGTGGCGACGGGCAACGTGCACTACGCCCGGCCGGCGGGCGGCCGGCTGGCGGCGGCGCTCGCGGCGGTACGGGCCCGCTGCTCGCTGGACGAGCTGGCCGGCTGGCTGCCCCCGGCCGGCTCGGCGTTCCTGCGCAGCGGCGCGGAGATGGCGGCCCGGTTCCGCTCCTGGCCCGGCGCGGTGGAGTCCACTGTGGACATCGCCGCGGACTGCGCGTTCGACCTGCGGCTGGTGGCGCCCCGGCTGCCCGACTTCGACCTGCCGGCCGGCGTCGACTCGGAGATGGCCTACCTGCGCCGGCTCACCTACGCCGGCGCGGCCGAGCACTACGGCGAACCCGAGCAGCATCCGGGTGCGTACCGGCAGATCGAGCACGAGCTGGCCATCATCGACGAGCTCGGCTTTCCCGGGTACTTCCTGGTGGTGTGGGACATCGTGCGGTTCTGCACCGAGCACGGCATCCTGTGCCAGGGGCGGGGATCGGCGGCCAACTCGGCGGTCTGCTACGCGCTGGGCATCACCGCCGCCGACCCGATCGCCTACGACCTGCTGTTCGAGCGGTTCCTCGCGCCGGAGCGGGACGGGCCGCCGGACATCGACATCGACATCGCGTCGGACCGGCGCGAGGAGGTCATCCAGTACGTCTACGCCAAGCACGGTCGCCGGCACGCCGCGCAGGTGGCGAACGTGATCAGCTACCGGCCGCGGATGGCGGTACGGGACGCGGCCCGTGCGCTCGGCTACTCGCCGGGCCAGCAGGACGCCTGGAGCAGGAACCTGGACGGCCACGCATCCACGGTGGACGGTGACGGGATACCGGGCCAGGTGATCGAGCTGGCCGACCGGATGCTCGGTTTCCCCCGGCACCTGGGCATCCACTCCGGCGGGATGGTGATCTGCCACAACCCGGTCAGCGAGGTGTGCCCGGTCGAGCACGCCCGGATGCCGGGCCGCACGGTGCTGCAGTGGGACAAGGAGGGATGCGCGTCGATCGGCCTGGTCAAGTTCGACCTGCTCGGGCTCGGCATGCTCACGGCGCTGGGCGAGGCGCTGCGGCTGGTCGGCGAGCACCACGGCCGGCGGTACTCGCTGCACGAGCTGCCGATCGAGGACGAGGAGGTCTACCGGATGCTGTGCGAGGCCGACTCGGTCGGGGTGTTCCAGGTCGAGTCGCGGGCACAGATGGCGACGCTGCCCCGGTTGAAGCCGGAGTGCTTCTACGACCTGGTGGTGGAGGTGGCGCTGATCCGGCCCGGCCCGATCCAGGGCGGCTCGGTGCACCCCTACCTGGACCGCAAGAACGGCCGGCAGCCGGCGACGATCCCGCATCCGTTGATGCGGCGGGCCCTGGGCAAGACCCTGGGCGTACCGCTGTTCCAGGAGCAGCTGATGCAGCTGGCGATGGACGTGGCCGACTTCGGTCCGGCCGAGGCCGACCAGCTGCGCCGGGCGATGGGCTCGAAGCGCTCCACCGAGCGGATGGAGCAGCTGCGCCAGCGGCTGTACGAGGGGATGGCCGGCAACGGCATCACCGGCGAGCTGGCCGACGAGATCTTCACCAAGCTGTCCGCGTTCGCCAACTTCGGCTTCCCGGAGAGCCACGCGATCAGCTTCGCGTTCCTGGTCTACGCCAGCGCCTACCTGAAGCGGTACTACCCGGCCGCGTTCTGCGCCGCGCTGCTCAACGCCCAGCCGATGGGGTTCTACTCGCCGCAGACGCTGGTCGCCGACGCGCGCCGGCACGGCGTGGCGATCCTGCGGCCGGACATCAACTCCTCCGGTACCGGCGCGACGCTGGCCGGCCAGCGCGCCGACCCGGCCGCCGGCCGGCAGTACGCCGGCCCCGCGCCGACCGATGCGCCGAAACGGCAGTGGGGTGTGGCCGGCCCGGCGGTACGGCTGGGGTTGTCGGCGGTGCGCGGCATCTCCGACGAGGTGGCGGAGGCGGTGGTGGCGGAGCGGGACGAGCACGGACCGTACCGGGACCTGATCGACCTGGCCCGGCGTACCGGGCTGGGTACGGCGGCGCTGGAGGCACTGGCCACCGCCGGCGCGTTCGGCGGGATCGGGCTGACCCGGCGGCAGGCGCTGTGGGCGGCCGGTGCCGCCGCCACCGAGCGGCCCGACACCCTGCCCGGTACCGGCAGCGGCGCCACCGCGCCGACCCTGCCCGGGATGGACGCGGTGGAGCGGATCGCCGCCGACGTGTGGGCGATCGGGCTGTCCACCGACAGCCATCCGGCCGAGTTCGCCCGGGACCGGCTGGACGCCGCCGGTGCGAAGCGCATCGGTGAGCTGGCCGGCGTCGCCGACGGTGACCGGGTCACCGTCGGCGGGGTGGTCACGCACCGGCAGCGGCCGGCGACCGCCGGCGGGGTCACGTTCGTCAACCTGGAGGACGAGACCGGCATGCTCAACGTGATCTGCTCGCCGGGGGTGTGGCGGGCGCACCGGCGGACCGCGCACACGGCGCCGGCGATGCTGGTCCGGGGCCGGCTGGAGCGCGCCGACGGGGTGACGAACCTGGTTGCCGAGCGGATCGCGCCGCTGTCGCTGTCGGTCCGCACCGCCTCCCGCGACTTCCGCTGA
- a CDS encoding DNA polymerase Y family protein — protein MDPIRTLVLWCPDWPVAAAFTDHRDAGIELAEHRPVAVVDAGTVIACSQLARAEGVRRGQRRRDAQACCPELIVVPHDPVRDVRVFEPVADAVAELAAGVEVVRPGVAALAARGPAGYFGGEATAAERLVDHVATSCEAEAQVGIADGVFAATLAARAGVLVEPGDTPAFLAELDVRVLARPELVGLLRRLGIRTLGAFAALPAGDVLARFGFDAAVAHRLASGREQRLLAPRSVPPELSVREEFDDPVARVDTAAFLARSLAERLHERLAAHGLGATRLTIIAGTGNGEQLERTWRHDGLLGPGELADRLRWQLEGWLTRADRPTAGVTTLCLVPDGLAEHAGFQRRLWGEPGDEGADARRSITHVQGLLGPAGVLAAVLGGGRSPTELPRQVPFGDERVPALPPAPWPGRLPTPAPADVAVAGATVLAADGVPVGVTGRHQITASPATVAVGTGAPAAVLSWAGPWPAEERWWQPGEAQRLARIQVSLADGRALLLARSDGHWRVEASYD, from the coding sequence GTGGATCCGATCCGCACGCTGGTGCTCTGGTGTCCGGACTGGCCGGTCGCCGCCGCCTTCACCGACCACCGCGATGCCGGGATCGAGCTGGCCGAACACCGGCCGGTGGCGGTCGTCGACGCCGGTACCGTGATCGCCTGCTCGCAGCTGGCCCGCGCCGAGGGGGTCCGGCGCGGCCAGCGGCGGCGCGACGCTCAGGCCTGCTGCCCGGAGCTGATCGTGGTACCGCACGACCCGGTACGCGACGTGCGGGTGTTCGAGCCGGTGGCCGATGCGGTCGCCGAGCTCGCCGCCGGCGTCGAGGTGGTACGGCCCGGCGTGGCCGCGCTCGCCGCCCGGGGTCCGGCCGGCTATTTCGGTGGCGAGGCGACCGCGGCGGAGCGACTGGTCGATCACGTCGCCACCAGCTGCGAGGCGGAGGCCCAGGTCGGCATCGCGGACGGGGTGTTCGCGGCGACGCTGGCCGCCCGGGCCGGCGTGCTGGTCGAGCCGGGGGACACGCCCGCGTTCCTGGCCGAGCTGGACGTGCGGGTGCTGGCCCGGCCGGAACTGGTGGGGCTGCTGCGCCGGCTCGGCATCCGCACTCTCGGGGCGTTCGCCGCGCTGCCGGCCGGGGACGTGCTGGCCCGGTTCGGCTTCGATGCGGCGGTGGCGCACCGGCTCGCCAGCGGCCGGGAGCAGCGGCTGCTCGCGCCGCGGTCGGTGCCGCCGGAGCTGTCGGTACGCGAGGAGTTCGACGACCCGGTGGCACGGGTGGACACCGCCGCGTTCCTGGCCCGGTCGCTGGCCGAGCGGTTGCACGAGCGGCTGGCCGCGCACGGCCTGGGTGCCACCCGGCTGACCATCATCGCCGGTACCGGCAACGGTGAGCAGCTGGAACGCACCTGGCGGCACGACGGTCTGCTCGGGCCGGGGGAGCTCGCCGACCGTCTCCGCTGGCAGCTGGAGGGGTGGCTGACCCGCGCGGACCGGCCGACCGCCGGTGTCACGACGCTGTGCCTGGTCCCGGACGGGCTGGCCGAACACGCCGGCTTCCAGCGCCGGCTGTGGGGCGAGCCGGGCGACGAGGGCGCCGACGCGCGCCGGTCGATCACGCACGTACAGGGGTTGCTGGGGCCGGCCGGGGTGCTGGCCGCGGTGCTCGGCGGTGGCCGGTCGCCGACCGAGCTGCCGCGGCAGGTGCCGTTCGGCGACGAGCGGGTACCGGCGTTGCCACCGGCGCCGTGGCCCGGGCGGCTGCCGACGCCGGCGCCGGCGGACGTCGCGGTGGCCGGCGCCACCGTGCTGGCCGCCGACGGAGTGCCGGTCGGGGTGACCGGCCGGCACCAGATCACCGCGTCGCCGGCGACGGTGGCGGTCGGCACCGGTGCGCCGGCGGCGGTGCTGTCCTGGGCCGGGCCGTGGCCGGCGGAGGAGCGCTGGTGGCAGCCCGGGGAGGCGCAGCGACTGGCCCGCATCCAGGTGTCGCTGGCGGACGGCCGGGCCCTGCTGCTGGCTCGTTCGGACGGGCACTGGCGGGTGGAGGCGAGCTATGACTGA
- a CDS encoding SAV_6107 family HEPN domain-containing protein — MARMHKPGSVAPIVAERATAELPTIPAHVMPHRSAHELLALARRGLIEAAETRSDGQRYATAHLAALRAAAAVLVSRARPTPARRRRPTNVWALLSAVAPELSQWADRFAAGAAKRSAAEAGILRVVSAVEADDLRADAERFVAVVELSLGLPHQPLITARAS, encoded by the coding sequence ATGGCAAGAATGCACAAGCCCGGTTCCGTGGCGCCGATCGTTGCGGAGCGCGCCACCGCGGAGCTGCCGACGATCCCCGCCCACGTGATGCCGCACCGGTCCGCCCATGAGTTGCTGGCGCTGGCCCGGCGCGGGCTGATCGAGGCGGCGGAGACCCGCTCCGACGGACAGCGATACGCCACCGCCCATCTCGCCGCGCTGCGCGCCGCCGCGGCCGTGCTGGTGTCCCGGGCCAGACCCACCCCCGCCCGGCGCCGCCGGCCCACCAATGTGTGGGCACTGCTCTCGGCCGTGGCGCCGGAGCTGTCGCAGTGGGCGGACCGGTTCGCCGCCGGTGCCGCCAAGAGATCCGCCGCCGAGGCGGGGATCCTGCGGGTGGTCAGCGCGGTCGAGGCCGACGATCTGCGCGCCGACGCCGAACGGTTCGTCGCGGTGGTCGAGCTGTCGCTCGGTCTGCCGCACCAGCCGCTGATCACCGCCAGGGCGAGCTGA
- a CDS encoding cytochrome P450, translating into MTTPRPARSSTDTTGEPAGDIAGEPAGDIAGEPAGDIAGEPDGAAAGGVGAGGDCPHVPEIPFPGSFRFDPDPVWGRLREQQPITRVRTIAGSVVWLVTRYDDVRTVLTDPRFSRAGTVAPGAPRVAVSSPLPGTLPTTDPPEHTRLRGLVSGVFSRRRIEQRRDWIAGLAGELVDRMVAAGAPGDLRAALALPLPIQVICELLGVPYDDRDRFRAWTELAYSLVPAEAQRVRAAMAALTDYLAELVADNPGVGDDILTELAGDDALGTDELVAFGMNLLVAGHETTANQIASFVATLLREPAHWDRLVAEPELVETAVEELLRHTRLSEVGQLRVATTDVPLAGVTVRAGDGVMAAIAAANRDPRAFDRPDEVVLDREPGRHLAFGIGPHFCLGAHLARVELQEALRALTARCPRLRLAVPAEQLRWRHVLVSGVEALPVTW; encoded by the coding sequence ATGACCACGCCCCGGCCCGCCCGGTCCAGCACCGACACCACCGGCGAGCCGGCCGGGGACATTGCCGGCGAGCCGGCCGGGGACATTGCCGGCGAGCCGGCCGGGGACATTGCCGGCGAGCCGGATGGGGCTGCAGCCGGCGGGGTGGGAGCCGGGGGCGATTGTCCGCACGTGCCGGAGATCCCGTTTCCGGGCAGCTTCCGGTTCGATCCCGATCCGGTCTGGGGGCGGCTGCGCGAGCAGCAGCCGATCACCCGGGTACGCACCATCGCCGGTTCGGTGGTCTGGCTGGTCACCCGGTACGACGACGTGCGTACGGTGCTCACCGATCCGCGCTTCTCCCGGGCCGGCACGGTGGCGCCGGGGGCGCCGCGGGTGGCGGTGTCCTCGCCGCTGCCCGGCACGCTGCCGACCACCGATCCGCCGGAGCACACCCGGCTGCGCGGCCTGGTGTCGGGGGTGTTCTCCCGCCGGCGGATCGAGCAACGCCGGGACTGGATCGCCGGCCTGGCCGGAGAGCTGGTGGACCGGATGGTCGCCGCCGGCGCGCCGGGTGACCTGCGGGCGGCGCTCGCCCTGCCGCTGCCGATCCAGGTGATCTGCGAGCTGCTGGGCGTGCCGTACGACGATCGGGACCGGTTCCGGGCGTGGACGGAGCTGGCGTACAGCCTGGTCCCGGCGGAGGCCCAGCGGGTGCGGGCGGCGATGGCCGCGCTGACCGACTACCTGGCCGAGCTGGTGGCGGACAACCCGGGTGTCGGCGACGACATCCTGACCGAGCTGGCCGGCGACGACGCGCTCGGTACCGACGAGCTGGTCGCGTTCGGGATGAACCTGCTGGTCGCCGGGCACGAGACGACGGCGAACCAGATCGCGAGCTTCGTCGCCACCCTGCTGCGCGAGCCGGCGCACTGGGACCGGCTGGTCGCCGAACCCGAGCTGGTCGAGACCGCGGTGGAGGAGCTGTTGCGGCACACCCGGCTCAGCGAGGTCGGCCAGCTGCGCGTGGCCACCACCGACGTACCGCTGGCCGGGGTCACGGTGCGCGCCGGGGACGGGGTGATGGCCGCGATCGCCGCCGCCAACCGGGATCCGCGCGCGTTCGACCGGCCGGACGAGGTGGTACTGGACCGCGAGCCGGGCCGGCATCTCGCGTTCGGCATCGGCCCGCACTTCTGTCTCGGCGCGCACCTGGCCCGGGTGGAGCTGCAGGAGGCGCTGCGGGCGTTGACGGCGCGCTGCCCGCGGCTGCGGCTGGCCGTACCGGCGGAGCAGCTGCGCTGGCGGCACGTCCTGGTCAGCGGCGTCGAAGCCCTCCCGGTGACCTGGTGA
- a CDS encoding M3 family metallopeptidase, whose product MQTTTTPDPLPLPVPDADWTAFVQRRAADNLAAARAGVEQLAERAAGTGPATDDPAEVMARWNDIGTAIDNVAQLGELLAQTHPDEAVRTVAETCQQDADRLATEIGLDPRLYRVLAGVDADALDAAGRRVLERSLRDFRRAGVDQPEEVRDRLRALAERQVQLGQRFDKNIRDDVRSIRIAPERLAGLPADYRAAHPADADGLVTITTEYPDYQPFKTFATDAAARRALTVEFLNRAWPANDAVLTELLAVRAEQARLLGYADWADYDAEVKMVGSGSAIAGFIDRIVAEAQGPADRDRQVLLDRLRADDPAATGIDAADNAYYAEVVRRERFDVDATKVRRYFDFPAVRDGLLAVTGRLFGLRYREVTGAGGWHADVTSYDVYADERLLGRIHLDLHPRPGKFSHAAMFPLVSGIAGRQLPEGVLLCNFPRGLMEHSQVVTLFHEFGHLVHHVLAGRHDWGRFSGVATEWDFVEAPSQMLEEWAWDPQVLGSFARDETGESIPAELVARMRQANDFGKGYFARTQMFYSSLSYLLHHERVDDITAFSQQLQRRVDAFDPIDGTHFHAGFGHLVGYTSAYYTYMWSLVIAKDMFSAFDPGNLFDAEVAGRYRDQVLAAGGSDDAAVLVERFLGRPYTVDAFSAWLAR is encoded by the coding sequence ATGCAGACCACGACGACACCAGACCCGTTGCCGCTGCCGGTACCGGACGCCGACTGGACCGCGTTCGTGCAGCGCCGGGCCGCCGACAACCTGGCCGCGGCGCGCGCCGGCGTCGAGCAGCTGGCCGAGCGCGCCGCCGGTACCGGCCCGGCAACCGACGATCCGGCCGAGGTCATGGCGCGGTGGAACGACATCGGCACCGCCATCGACAACGTGGCTCAGCTCGGCGAACTGCTCGCGCAGACACACCCGGACGAGGCGGTCCGCACCGTCGCGGAGACCTGCCAGCAGGATGCCGACCGGCTCGCCACCGAGATCGGCCTGGATCCCCGGCTGTACCGGGTGCTCGCGGGCGTCGACGCCGACGCGCTGGACGCCGCCGGCCGGCGGGTGCTGGAGCGCAGCCTGCGCGACTTCCGCCGGGCCGGCGTCGACCAGCCCGAGGAGGTACGCGACCGGCTGCGCGCGCTCGCCGAGCGCCAGGTGCAGCTGGGCCAGCGGTTCGACAAGAACATCCGGGACGACGTGCGTTCGATCCGGATCGCGCCGGAACGGCTGGCCGGGCTGCCCGCCGACTACCGTGCCGCGCACCCCGCCGACGCCGACGGCCTGGTCACCATCACCACCGAGTACCCGGACTACCAGCCGTTCAAGACCTTCGCGACCGACGCCGCCGCGCGCCGGGCACTGACCGTCGAGTTCCTCAACCGGGCCTGGCCGGCCAACGACGCGGTGCTGACCGAGCTGCTCGCGGTGCGGGCCGAGCAGGCCCGGCTGCTCGGCTACGCCGACTGGGCCGACTACGACGCCGAGGTCAAGATGGTCGGCTCCGGCTCCGCGATCGCCGGGTTCATCGACCGGATCGTCGCCGAGGCGCAGGGCCCCGCCGACCGCGACCGGCAGGTACTGCTGGACCGGTTGCGGGCCGACGACCCGGCGGCGACCGGCATCGACGCGGCCGACAACGCGTACTACGCCGAGGTGGTGCGGCGCGAGCGGTTCGACGTGGACGCCACGAAGGTGCGCCGCTACTTCGACTTCCCGGCGGTCCGCGACGGACTGCTCGCCGTCACCGGCCGGCTGTTCGGCCTGCGGTACCGGGAGGTGACCGGCGCGGGCGGCTGGCACGCCGACGTGACCAGCTACGACGTGTACGCCGACGAGCGGCTGCTCGGCCGCATCCACCTCGACCTGCACCCGCGGCCCGGCAAGTTCTCGCACGCGGCGATGTTCCCGCTGGTGTCCGGGATCGCCGGCCGGCAGCTGCCGGAAGGCGTGCTGCTGTGCAACTTCCCCCGCGGGCTGATGGAGCACTCCCAGGTGGTGACGCTGTTCCACGAGTTCGGTCACCTGGTGCACCACGTGCTGGCCGGCCGGCACGACTGGGGCCGGTTCTCCGGCGTGGCCACCGAGTGGGACTTCGTCGAGGCGCCCTCGCAGATGCTGGAGGAGTGGGCCTGGGACCCGCAGGTGCTGGGCAGCTTCGCCCGGGACGAGACCGGCGAGTCGATCCCGGCCGAGCTGGTCGCCCGGATGCGGCAGGCCAACGACTTCGGCAAGGGGTACTTCGCCCGCACCCAGATGTTCTACTCCTCGCTGTCGTACCTGCTGCACCACGAGAGGGTCGACGACATCACCGCGTTCAGCCAGCAGTTGCAGCGGCGCGTCGATGCGTTCGATCCGATCGACGGCACCCACTTCCACGCCGGGTTCGGTCACCTGGTCGGCTACACGTCCGCGTACTACACGTACATGTGGTCGCTGGTGATCGCGAAGGACATGTTCTCCGCGTTCGATCCGGGCAACCTGTTCGACGCCGAGGTGGCCGGCCGCTACCGCGACCAGGTGCTCGCCGCCGGCGGCAGCGACGACGCCGCGGTGCTGGTCGAACGGTTCCTCGGCCGGCCGTACACGGTGGACGCGTTCAGCGCCTGGCTGGCCCGCTGA
- a CDS encoding GntR family transcriptional regulator, whose protein sequence is MRLKVEPNSALPPYEQLRRQVAQLAGSGELPAGTRLPTVRALAGELGLAANTVARAYRELETSGIVETRGRGGTYVAAGGNHTAQRARELADAYAVQTSRLGLTAEQSLRYVRAALGLIDVQADRHAE, encoded by the coding sequence ATGCGGCTGAAGGTGGAGCCCAATTCGGCGCTGCCGCCGTACGAGCAGTTGCGCCGGCAGGTCGCGCAGCTGGCCGGCAGCGGTGAGCTGCCCGCCGGCACCAGGCTGCCGACGGTGCGCGCGCTCGCCGGCGAGCTGGGGCTGGCCGCGAACACGGTGGCCCGCGCCTACCGGGAGCTGGAGACCTCGGGCATCGTCGAGACGCGCGGCCGGGGCGGCACCTACGTCGCCGCCGGCGGCAACCACACCGCGCAGCGGGCCCGCGAGCTGGCCGACGCCTACGCGGTGCAGACCAGCCGGCTCGGGCTGACCGCCGAGCAGTCCCTGCGGTACGTGCGGGCCGCGCTCGGATTGATCGACGTGCAGGCCGATCGGCACGCCGAGTGA
- a CDS encoding GNAT family N-acetyltransferase, which produces MTLVHWAPEDLLARIDDVLTVYAEAMDYPPDLVAARRGFVAAHTHYRGFRAVASLDNDDRLLGFGYGYRSGTGQWWHEQVASGLPAEAAKFWLTDCFELVELHVRPDAQGHGRGYAQLTALLDGATEATVLLSTPEAPYESSRAWRLYRRTGFVDVLRHFRFPGDERPFAVLGRRLPLEV; this is translated from the coding sequence ATGACCCTCGTGCACTGGGCGCCGGAGGACCTGCTCGCCCGCATCGACGACGTCCTCACGGTGTACGCGGAGGCCATGGACTACCCACCGGACCTGGTGGCGGCTCGGCGCGGTTTCGTCGCCGCGCACACCCACTACCGCGGCTTCCGGGCGGTGGCCAGCCTGGACAACGACGACCGGCTGCTGGGGTTCGGGTACGGCTACCGGTCCGGGACCGGGCAGTGGTGGCACGAGCAGGTCGCCTCGGGGCTGCCGGCGGAGGCGGCGAAGTTCTGGCTGACGGACTGCTTCGAGCTGGTCGAGCTGCACGTCCGGCCGGACGCGCAGGGCCACGGCCGGGGGTACGCGCAGCTGACCGCGCTGCTCGACGGCGCCACCGAGGCGACGGTGCTGCTGTCCACGCCGGAGGCACCGTACGAGTCGTCCCGGGCCTGGCGGCTCTACCGGCGCACCGGATTCGTCGACGTGCTGCGCCACTTCCGGTTCCCGGGCGACGAACGACCGTTCGCGGTGCTGGGCCGCCGGCTGCCGCTGGAGGTGTGA
- a CDS encoding TetR family transcriptional regulator yields MDTDTEGLRARKKRRTRQAISDAAIALILDRGFDKVSVADIAAAAEISKPTLFAYFPTKEDLVLDRIDDHREEAARVVAQRGDRPPLAALHAHHRALLDARDPVTGLCDEPDSVRLREIIYGTPSLAAHLLRYAARSERALADALVRTAGVEEVTAAIAAAAINAVQLTLAERNHRAVVAGTSADDRYPVAVQAADRAFALLGAGLADALAAPAGT; encoded by the coding sequence ATGGACACGGACACCGAGGGGCTGCGAGCGCGCAAGAAGCGGCGCACCCGGCAGGCGATCTCGGACGCCGCGATCGCGCTGATCCTCGACCGCGGCTTCGACAAGGTGTCGGTCGCCGACATCGCCGCCGCCGCCGAGATCTCCAAGCCGACCCTGTTCGCGTACTTCCCGACCAAGGAGGACCTGGTCCTCGACCGGATCGACGACCATCGGGAGGAGGCGGCCCGGGTGGTGGCGCAGCGCGGCGACCGGCCGCCGCTGGCCGCGCTGCACGCACACCACCGGGCGCTGCTGGACGCCCGCGACCCGGTCACCGGGCTGTGCGACGAGCCGGACTCGGTGCGGTTGCGCGAGATCATCTACGGCACCCCGAGCCTCGCCGCGCACCTGCTGCGGTACGCCGCGCGCAGCGAGCGGGCGCTGGCCGATGCGCTGGTGCGTACCGCCGGGGTCGAGGAGGTCACCGCCGCGATCGCCGCCGCCGCGATCAACGCGGTGCAGCTGACCCTCGCCGAGCGCAACCACCGGGCGGTGGTCGCCGGAACCAGCGCGGACGACCGGTACCCGGTCGCGGTGCAGGCCGCCGACCGTGCCTTCGCCCTGCTCGGCGCCGGGCTGGCCGACGCGCTGGCGGCGCCGGCCGGCACCTGA